Part of the Thauera sedimentorum genome, ATCCAGTGGCCGTCGCGGTGATGCATGCGCGCTTCGCATTCGTAGGTGTCGGCAGCGCCGCTGAAGTGCTCCGCCAGCCGCTCGGCGGACGCGGCCAGGTCGTCCGGATGAGCGAAGCGCTGCCAGGTATGGATGCCGACCGGGGCGAGTTCGGCCAGGCTGTAGCCGATCATCTCCGCCCAGCGCTCGTTGAAACGGGCCTCGCCGGTCTGCACGTTCCACTCCCAGGTGCCCACCCCGGTGCCCCACAGGATATTGCCCAGGCGCTGGCGGTCGGCCGCCTGCGCCAGGGCCAGCGCCTTGTGGTCGGTGACGTCGCGGATGTAGCCGTGCCACAGGATGCTGCCGTCCTCGAGCGCCTCCGGCGAGGCCTCGCCCTCCACCCAGATCAATGTGCCGTCGGGGCGGCGCACGCGGTACTCGTCGCGCCACACCGCAAGCCGCTCGGCCGACCTGCGGATGCTCTCGCCCACCCGCGCAAGATCGTCCTCGTGGATCACGCTGAACACCGCGCTGGCATCTTCGGCCACCGCTTCCGGCGCCACCCCGTAGATGGCGCGCATGCCCTCGCTGGCATAGGGGAAGGCCGAACGACCATCCGGCCACAGGCGGTACTGGTACACCACGCCGGGGACGTGGGCGGCGATCTTGTTCAGCCGCTCGTACAGCGCACGAGCCTCTTCCTGCGCGGTGCGCGCCTCGTGGATGTCGGTATGGGTGCCCACCATGCGCAGCGGGGCGCCGGCGGCGTCCCGGCCGACCACCTGGCCGCGCCCCTGCACCCAGCGCCAGCGGCCGCTGGCGTCGAGGTAGCGAAACTCGATCACGAAACGGCCGCCCGCCTCGATCTCCTGCTGGACGACCGGCTCGATGGCGCGCAGGTCGACGGGATGGACCAGCGCCTTCCACTGCTCGTAGGACAGGGCCTGCTCGCGCGGCGCATAGCCCAGCATGGCCCAGCAGGCATCGTCCCAGACCACCCGGTCGCCAGGAATGTCCCAGTCCCAGGTGCCGACGCCGGTGGCCTGCTGGATCAGGCGCAGGCGCTCCTCGTCCGCGCAGCCGGCTGTCCCGCGCGGGCGGGACTGAAGCTGGTCTTCCGGGAGGTTGGGCGTCAGCATGGCGGCACTCTCTCAAATCGGCGCAATGGATGCGCTTCTCGTCGCTGCGGGAAGGGCCGTCACCCGTTCCGCAGCCTGGCGAAGGCGCCTCGCCGGCCCACCGCCAGATCTGCATGATTATGTCTTGAGACATAGCATACCGCGGCGCCGCATTCCCCGTTTTGAGCGCCACTCGTGGCAAAATCGCCTTTTACTCCCGATGGATCTGCGCATGCATCACAACGGCACCCTGGAAGCGGACTGGCTCATCCTGTTCGACGGCGTCCCGGAGGCGACCCGCAGCGCGCTGCGCGAGGTCGTCCTCACCCACCGCGAGAGCATGGCGGTGGCCTTCTACGCGCGGATGATGAGCGACCTCGACGCACGCCCCTTCCTCACCCACGAGGCGGTGGAAACCCGCCTGCGGCAGTCCATGCAGCGCTGGCTGGAGACCCTGTTCTCCTGCACCGACCGCGACCAGTTCGCCGCCGCCATGGCCATGCAGCGCCATGTGGGCGAAGTGCATGCGCGCATCGAACTGCCGGTGAACATCGTTGCGCGCGGCGCCCGCGTGCTCAAGGGCGAGATCGCCCGCCGCCTGCTCGAAGCCGGGCTGGACGGCGAGGCGCTGATCGACGCCGTGCTGTATGCCGACAACCTGATCGACCTGGCCTTCGAGGAGATGAGCTCGGCCTACGTCGCCTCGCACGAGCGCGCCGCGCGCATCGACGAGGCCTACCGGGTGTTTTCCTACGGCCAGAACATGTCGCTGGAGCGCGAACGCCAGCGGTCCGCGCTGCTCGACTGGGAGAACCGCTTCCTGCAGGAGATGATGGCCGGCGCCGCGGGCGACGAGCTGCAGAGCCTGGCCGATTCCTCCTTCGGCCTGTGGCTGCACCACAAGGCCACCGCGATCTTCGAGGGTTCCTCCGAGCTGCCGACCATCCGCGAGGCCATCCGCACCGTGGACGACAACCTGATCCCGCTCTGCCAGGCCCAGCTCGGCGGGCCGGACCGCGAGGAGCTGCGCCGGCTCACCAAGGCGGTGCAGGCGGAACTGGGCCAGCTCAAGTTCCTCGTCGGCGCAATGTTCGAGCGCTTCGTCGACCTGGAATCCGGCAAGGACGCGCTCACCCAGCTGCTCAACCGCCGCTTCCTGCCCGCGATCCTGAGCCGCGAGGCGGACATCAGCCGCAGCCAGGGCAAGCCCTTCGCGCTGCTGCTGGTCGACGTGGACCACTTCAAGCACATCAACGACCGCCACGGTCACGAGGCCGGCGACCGCGTGCTGCAGCAGATGGCCAGCCTGCTGCTCAACACCGTGCGCTCGGGGGATTTCGTGTTCCGCTACGGCGGCGAGGAGTTCCTGGTGCTGCTGGTGGAGGTCGACCAACAACACGCCAAGCGGGTGGCGGAGAAGATCCGCAGCCGGGTCGAGAAAGAGCACTTCCTGCTTCCCAACGGCCAGCAACTGCAGGTCACCACCAGCATCGGCCTGGCCCTGCACGACGGCCACCCGGACTACCAGCGCCTGGTCAACCGCGCCGACGACGCCCTCTACCGGGCCAAGCACGACGGCCGCAACCGCTGCGTGGTGGCCGATGCCTGAGCGCCGCCCGCCACTGCAGGTCGTGCCCACCGAGCTGCGCGAGCCCGCCCACGCCGAGGCCTTCGTCGCCCTGCTCGACCACTACGCGCGCGACCCGATGGGCGGTGGCGAAGGCCTCGCCGACGAGGTCAAGCAGGCCCTGCCGGCGCGGCTCGCCGAACATCCGGGCTTTGTCTCCTTCCTCGCCTTCGCCGGGTACACGCCGGTCGGCCTGATCAACTGTTTTGAAGGTTTCTCCACCTTCGCCGCCCGGCCCTTGCTCAATGTGCACGACATCGCGGTGCACGCCGGCCACCGCGGCCAGGGCGTCGGCCAGGCCCTGCTGGCGGCGGCCGAGACGGCGGCGCGCGCGCGCGGCTGCTGCAAGCTCACGCTGGAAGTGCTGTCCAACAACCACCCCGCGCTGGCCGCCTACGCGCGCGCCGGCTTCGCCCCCTACCAGCTCGACCCCGCGGCCGGCCAGGCGCTGTTCCTGCAGAAGTGGTTGTAGGGCGCGTTCACAACCACCCGCCCGCAGGAGCGGCCTTGGCCGCGTTGCGGCGTTCCAGATAAGCACGGCCGCTCCTACACACCATAAGCCCTGCCGCAACGCACAATACCCGGCTGGCAAGCACGCCTTGCGCTACAATGCAAGGCTTTGTTTTATCTGGACATCAGGATCCGCCGTGCTCGTCGCCGCCAACATCACCATGCAGTTCGGGGCCAAGCCCCTGTTCGAGAACGTCTCCGTCAAGTTCGGCGAGGGCAACCGCTACGGCCTGATCGGCGCCAACGGGGCCGGCAAGTCGACCTTCATGAAGATCCTGTGCGGCATCCTGGAGCCCTCGGCCGGCAACGTCTCCAAGGACGTGAACGAGCGCATGGCCTACCTGCGCCAGGACCAGTTCGCGTATGAGGACCAGCGCGTGCTCGACGTGGTGATGATGGGCCATGAGGAACTGTGGACCGCCATCCAGGAACGCGACGCGATCTACGCCAACCCGGAAGCCAGCGAAGACGACTACATGCGCGCCGCCGAGCTGGAAGGCAAGGTCGGCGAGTACGACGGCTACACCGCGGAAGCCCGCGCCGGCGAGCTGCTGCTGGGCGTGGGCATCGGCACCGAGCTGCACAACGGGCCGATGAAGAACGTCGCCCCGGGCTGGAAGCTGCGCGTGCTGCTGTGCCAGGCGCTGTTCGCCAACCCGGACATCCTGCTGCTCGACGAACCGACCAACAACCTGGACATCAACACCATCCGCTGGCTGGAAGACGTGCTCAACGAGCGCAACTCCACCATGGTGATCATCTCCCACGACCGCCACTTCCTGAACCAGGTGTGCACCCACATGGCGGACCTGGACTACGGCACGATCACCGTGTACGCCGGCAACTACGACGACTACATGGAAGCGTCGACGATGGCGCGCGAGCGCCAGTCGGCCGCCAACGCCCGGGCCAAGGACAAGATCCAGGAACTGCAGGCCTTCGTGCGCCGCTTCTCGGCCAACAAGTCCAAGGCCAAGCAGGCCACCAGCCGCCTGAAGCTGATCGACAAGCTCAAGCCCGAGGACGTCAAGCCCTCCAGCCGCCAGTACCCGTGGATCCGCTTCGACTACGACGAGAAGGACAAGCTGCACCGCCTGGCCTGCGAGATCGACGGCCTCAGCTTCGCCTACGAGGGCATGGAGAAGCCGCTGATCAACAAGTTCAGCATGGCCATCGACGCCGGCGACAAGGTGGCGATCATCGGTGAGAACGGCGTCGGCAAGACCACGCTGATCAAGCTGCTGATGGGTGAGCTGACCCCGCAGAAGGGCCACGTCAAGTGGGCCGAGAAGGCCAAGCTGGGCTACTACGCGCAGGATCACTCGGCCGAGTTCGCCGGCACCGAGAGCCTGACCGACTGGATCGCGGAATACTCGCGCATCACCGCCGCGGCCACCGGCGAGGACAACGAGACCCTGCTGCGCGGCACCCTGGGCCGCCTGCTGTTCTCTGGCGACGAAGTGAAGAAGTCGGTCAACGTGATCTCCGGCGGCGAGCAGGGTCGCATGCTGTTCGGCAAGCTGATGCTGTCGCGCCCCAACGTGCTGCTGATGGACGAGCCGACCAACCACCTCGACATGGAATCCATCGAGTCGCTCAACAGCGGCCTGGAGAAGTTCGCCGGCACCCTGGTGTTCGTCTCCCACGACCGCGAGTTCGTGTCCTCGCTGGCCACCCGCATCGTCGAGATCAAGCTCGACGGCAGCATCATCGACTACCGCGGCACCTACGAGGAATACCTCTCCAGCCAAGGGCTGGCCTGAACCTTGTAGGAGCGGCCTTGGCCGCGATGCGATCCGCGGAAGAACGAACGCCGCATCGCGGCCAAGGCCGCTCCTACGGACAGCCGTGATGCCTTCTGTGCGGCGCTATCGCCACAACTCGGCGAGCGGCGTGTCCACCGTGTAGCGGTGGGCCACCTGGGCCTGCAGCAACTCAGCGGTAGCCAGCGCATCGCTCAGCGCGTGGTGCGGGCGGTAGCGCGGCAGGCCGTAGCGCGCCCGCGCGTCGGCCAGGCGGATCGACAGCTGCGGGCTGCGGTCGAAGAGCCGCGCCCACCAGCCCCGCTTGCGCTGTCGGTGCACCCGCGCTTCCAGTTCCATGGTGTCGATGGCGGCAAACGCCAGCGCCTCGCCGATGCGCTCGCGCAGCGCGGCGGCGAGGAAGCCGCGCTCGATCGCCCGGCAATGCACCACCACGATGCGGCCGGCGAGCGCGTCCAGCAGCTCGCCCAGCACCTCACCCAGATCCGGCGCCGCCGCCACCTGCGAGTGGGTGATGCCGTGCAGGGTCACCGATTCGGCATCGAGCACGCGGCGCGGGCGCACCACCCAGTGGCGAGAGGCGCTGGAGCGGATGCGCTCCAGGTCCATGGGCACCACGCCGACGCTGACGATCTCGTCGCGCCGCGGGTCCAGGCCGGTGGTTTCCACGTCCAGCGCCACCATCGGCACCTCGCCCAGCGGGGTGTCGCCGGCGGGCAGGCCGGCGGCGTAGAAGGCGCGCAGGCGCGCATCACGTGCGCTGGCGGCCAGTTCGGCGAAACGCGCCGGCCAGTCGGGCACGGCGTGGACATCGTCCTCGCCGGCCTCGCCCTGCACGTCCTTCAGCGGCCCCAGATGCAGCATCGCCGCGCCCTCAGTTCGCCCGTCCGGGCTGGTAGCGGTATTTGAGGAAGGACTGCGCGTTGGCGAGGATCTGGAAGGCGTCGCGCAGGCTCTTGCGCTCGAACTCCGAGAGGTTCTCCGGCTCGATGCTGTTGTCCGGCTCGCGCCCGGCGGCGAGGTCCTCGGCCTGGTGGCGGATGCGCACCATGGAGATGAATTCCAGCGCGTCGTGCAGGTCCTGGCCGCGACCGCGCGGCAGGATGTCGGCGTCGATGATGTCGCGCAGGCGCTCGAAGGAGTTGCGGGCGCGCGAGCCCACCGCCAGCGCATGCACCCGCACCAGGTCGGCCAGCGGCGCGGTGCCGCGGCGCTTCATGTTGATGGTGTTGGTGTGGCGGCCGTCGGATTCCATCACGAAATCCTTGAAGAAGCCCAGCGGCGGGGTGCGCAGCAGGGCGTTGCGCGCCATGCAGGCGAGGAAGCGCGGGCTGGCCTTGGCCTTGCGCGCGACCAGGCGGCGCAGCCCGTCGGCCCAGCCGGTCTCGCCCCACACGCCGTCGAGGTCGAAGAAGATGCCGCTGTCGAGCAGGCCCTGCGGCGTGGGGCGCTCGATCCAGTCGGTGAAATAGCCTTCCCAAACCCTGAGCGGCTGGCGCCACTTCGGGTTGGTGGCCATCACCCCGCCGGTGCAGTAGCTGTAGCCGCAGCGCGCCAGGCCGTCGCAGACGATGGTGGCGAGGGCCTTGAAGTAGTCGTCGTGGCGCGCCGGGTCGAAACTGTTGTCGAGGATCAGCGCGTTGTCCTGGTCGGTGACGATGAGCTGTTCCTGGCGCGCCATCGAGCCCAGCGCGAGGAAACAGTAGGGCACCGGCGGCGGGCCGAGTTCGGCTTCGGCCAGTTCCAGCAGGCGTTGCTTGAAGCTGCGCCCGATCACCGCCATGGCCGCGCCTATCATGCGCGAGTTGGCGTCCTCGCCCACCATGCGGGTGAAGCAGGCACGCACGTCGCCGGTGAGCGCGGCGAGGTCGTCCACACTGCTCTGGCGGAAGATGTTGCCCACCACGAACAGGCTGTTGCGCGACTCGTAGTGGATGATGTCGGACAGCGCGATCACCCCCAGCGGGCGGCCGTGCCTGAGCACCGGCAGGTGGTGCACGTTGTTGCGCAGCATGCGCAGCATGGCTTCGAACACCAGCTGGTTGTGCTCCACGGTGACCAGCCCGGCGGACATGATCTCGCTCACCGCAGTGTCGTAGGGCAGGCCTTCGGCGAGCAGGCGGGTGCGCAGGTCGCGGTCGGTGATGATGCCGACGATGCGCGGCACCGCGCCGTCGGGCTCACCCTCGTCGTCACCGGCGGTGATCAGCAGCGAGGACACACCCTCGGCCGTCATGTGGCGGGCGGCATCCGCCGCGCTGGCCTCACGGTCCAGCATCACCGCCGCGCGACTCACCAGGGTGTCGACCTTGGCGGTCATCAGCTGGTTGGCATCCTCGCGGCGCGACAACACCTGGCGCAGGCGCGAGCGGTCCTCGATCTCGACATAGTCGGCGAACTGCTCGTTGCTCTCGAACAGTTCGGTGAACACCGGCTCGGGGATCAGGTAGAGCAGGGTGTCCTCGATGGCCGCGGCCGGAAAGCGCACCCGCTTGTTGCGCAGCAGGCCGAATTCGCCGAAGTAGCCGCCCTCGGTGAGGCGGTTGTACAAGGTGCCGTTGCGCCGGTAGATCTCCACCGCGCCGCTGCGCACCACGAACCACGCCTCGGCCGCCTGGCCGAACTCGAGGATGCGACTGCCGGCCTTGAAGTAGCGCACATCCACCGCTGCGGCCACGCGCTGCAAGGTGTCCTCGGGCAGTTCGCC contains:
- a CDS encoding sensor domain-containing protein; the encoded protein is MLTPNLPEDQLQSRPRGTAGCADEERLRLIQQATGVGTWDWDIPGDRVVWDDACWAMLGYAPREQALSYEQWKALVHPVDLRAIEPVVQQEIEAGGRFVIEFRYLDASGRWRWVQGRGQVVGRDAAGAPLRMVGTHTDIHEARTAQEEARALYERLNKIAAHVPGVVYQYRLWPDGRSAFPYASEGMRAIYGVAPEAVAEDASAVFSVIHEDDLARVGESIRRSAERLAVWRDEYRVRRPDGTLIWVEGEASPEALEDGSILWHGYIRDVTDHKALALAQAADRQRLGNILWGTGVGTWEWNVQTGEARFNERWAEMIGYSLAELAPVGIHTWQRFAHPDDLAASAERLAEHFSGAADTYECEARMHHRDGHWIWVLDRGRVVSRTADGRPEWMAGTHLDITARKTAELRLQHLAHHDPLTGLPTRSLLADRLHHAMAQAHRRDDLLAVAYVDLDGFKTINDSYGHEAGDLLLKTVASRMVGCVREGDTVARIGGDEFVVLLTDLAQRADAAPLVERLLAVCADPVELGLQVMQISCSIGVVFFGHGDQIGVDELLRQADQAMYRAKQRGRNRWEAA
- a CDS encoding diguanylate cyclase — translated: MHHNGTLEADWLILFDGVPEATRSALREVVLTHRESMAVAFYARMMSDLDARPFLTHEAVETRLRQSMQRWLETLFSCTDRDQFAAAMAMQRHVGEVHARIELPVNIVARGARVLKGEIARRLLEAGLDGEALIDAVLYADNLIDLAFEEMSSAYVASHERAARIDEAYRVFSYGQNMSLERERQRSALLDWENRFLQEMMAGAAGDELQSLADSSFGLWLHHKATAIFEGSSELPTIREAIRTVDDNLIPLCQAQLGGPDREELRRLTKAVQAELGQLKFLVGAMFERFVDLESGKDALTQLLNRRFLPAILSREADISRSQGKPFALLLVDVDHFKHINDRHGHEAGDRVLQQMASLLLNTVRSGDFVFRYGGEEFLVLLVEVDQQHAKRVAEKIRSRVEKEHFLLPNGQQLQVTTSIGLALHDGHPDYQRLVNRADDALYRAKHDGRNRCVVADA
- a CDS encoding GNAT family N-acetyltransferase, which encodes MPERRPPLQVVPTELREPAHAEAFVALLDHYARDPMGGGEGLADEVKQALPARLAEHPGFVSFLAFAGYTPVGLINCFEGFSTFAARPLLNVHDIAVHAGHRGQGVGQALLAAAETAARARGCCKLTLEVLSNNHPALAAYARAGFAPYQLDPAAGQALFLQKWL
- a CDS encoding ABC-F family ATPase, coding for MLVAANITMQFGAKPLFENVSVKFGEGNRYGLIGANGAGKSTFMKILCGILEPSAGNVSKDVNERMAYLRQDQFAYEDQRVLDVVMMGHEELWTAIQERDAIYANPEASEDDYMRAAELEGKVGEYDGYTAEARAGELLLGVGIGTELHNGPMKNVAPGWKLRVLLCQALFANPDILLLDEPTNNLDINTIRWLEDVLNERNSTMVIISHDRHFLNQVCTHMADLDYGTITVYAGNYDDYMEASTMARERQSAANARAKDKIQELQAFVRRFSANKSKAKQATSRLKLIDKLKPEDVKPSSRQYPWIRFDYDEKDKLHRLACEIDGLSFAYEGMEKPLINKFSMAIDAGDKVAIIGENGVGKTTLIKLLMGELTPQKGHVKWAEKAKLGYYAQDHSAEFAGTESLTDWIAEYSRITAAATGEDNETLLRGTLGRLLFSGDEVKKSVNVISGGEQGRMLFGKLMLSRPNVLLMDEPTNHLDMESIESLNSGLEKFAGTLVFVSHDREFVSSLATRIVEIKLDGSIIDYRGTYEEYLSSQGLA
- a CDS encoding 3'-5' exonuclease; this translates as MLHLGPLKDVQGEAGEDDVHAVPDWPARFAELAASARDARLRAFYAAGLPAGDTPLGEVPMVALDVETTGLDPRRDEIVSVGVVPMDLERIRSSASRHWVVRPRRVLDAESVTLHGITHSQVAAAPDLGEVLGELLDALAGRIVVVHCRAIERGFLAAALRERIGEALAFAAIDTMELEARVHRQRKRGWWARLFDRSPQLSIRLADARARYGLPRYRPHHALSDALATAELLQAQVAHRYTVDTPLAELWR
- a CDS encoding DUF294 nucleotidyltransferase-like domain-containing protein, which produces MQVEQLEILDFLRAHAPFGELPEDTLQRVAAAVDVRYFKAGSRILEFGQAAEAWFVVRSGAVEIYRRNGTLYNRLTEGGYFGEFGLLRNKRVRFPAAAIEDTLLYLIPEPVFTELFESNEQFADYVEIEDRSRLRQVLSRREDANQLMTAKVDTLVSRAAVMLDREASAADAARHMTAEGVSSLLITAGDDEGEPDGAVPRIVGIITDRDLRTRLLAEGLPYDTAVSEIMSAGLVTVEHNQLVFEAMLRMLRNNVHHLPVLRHGRPLGVIALSDIIHYESRNSLFVVGNIFRQSSVDDLAALTGDVRACFTRMVGEDANSRMIGAAMAVIGRSFKQRLLELAEAELGPPPVPYCFLALGSMARQEQLIVTDQDNALILDNSFDPARHDDYFKALATIVCDGLARCGYSYCTGGVMATNPKWRQPLRVWEGYFTDWIERPTPQGLLDSGIFFDLDGVWGETGWADGLRRLVARKAKASPRFLACMARNALLRTPPLGFFKDFVMESDGRHTNTINMKRRGTAPLADLVRVHALAVGSRARNSFERLRDIIDADILPRGRGQDLHDALEFISMVRIRHQAEDLAAGREPDNSIEPENLSEFERKSLRDAFQILANAQSFLKYRYQPGRAN